TACCAAACCCAGAGCCTCAGCCGCACTTGTACGAATTTCTTCACTACAATTACAATACCCTACCACCGTAGCCATCAATAATTCCCTTTGTTCcaccttcaaaattttctccaaTCCTCTTGCAACCATCTCCATCTCAGGCTGTCCAAGATGGAAACAAATTTATAAACctaataaatgatttcatttgAACTGAAACTGAAGTGAAATCTACTTTAGTTTCATATACTAATTTGTATGACTAAATATTAGACTAGACATTAGAGTTAGCAGCAAtcttcaagaaaagaaaatgtccCACAAAATGCCACTTCAGGGAAGTACACCATAAACATTTTTCATAACTTAAATGCAAACAAAACGAATAACTAACAGTTATCAACTTTTGGAGAAAAAAACAGAGACATACAGATGACTTTCCAGGAGGAAAGATGCCGTGTATGAGACATATCTTTGACAGTTCCGATACTGCTTCTGTATGTTTACTTTGCATTTCAAAAGCCTGCAACCAAATGGCACAATGAAAATGATCAAAGATACCCACAATACTGCTTCTGTAAAGTTATATAAACACgatagagagagagaaagagataGGAACCCCATATTGAGcagtaataacaataataaaaaaaaaattcaagataacTGATACAGTGATACCACAACTTAAGGGCCTAGTGCTGGGAGCTTAGATGATAGAATATGCAAAACAGTCTTCTGGAAAACAGAACAGGACTCTAAATACAACAATCTATACTGCTGCCTGTGCTAACCAAAATATTGCAACAAGGTCGCtagtgcttttttttttttcccttctctgTTCATGAGATTAACCGGGTATATCTTATCTCAAGAAAATTCCAATGAAAGTAGGAGCGAAAATAATCTACATGTGCAAATGCCAGCACGTTTAAGAACAAGGGTATGAAAAATTACCCAAGCCTGCAGAAAACAAAAACGTGTTCTTGCAGCAACACCAGCAGATACCATTCTAGAAGCACGGATATTGTCAAGTCCAATATTTTCAGCTAGCCCAGCAAGGAATTCTCGAGCATCTTCACCATCAATCTGAACATTTGTAGAGTTGATTGGTGCCCTGCATAATCTCTAAGCTTGTTACTGGTTAACCAAAACAGTAGTAGGACAAAAATAACTAAGTCAAGCAAAACATTAAGTTACAAGGCAAAGTATCATGCATCgaaacaacataaaaaagtCCATACCTACAGCAAACGTTTAAAACCAACTCAACCGCTGCACGATATAATGAATCCCGCGTGTTTGTTGTGTCAATGGAGACACACACACCGGATGCCCTGCATATTTGACGCAACTGCTCACACATACAGGCAAAAAGAAAGGACAGCAACATTGTTCAAGAATCAGCTAATCCAGCAAAGGAAGTGAAATTGCACTAGACCATTAAATCCATTAGAAAGCACTTTGGGAATTTTATCCAAGCTCGAAAGAACAACATTAATATCTCCCATTCTAATtcataaagaaagaaattgtcACCAGATACAGGGTAAAACAAAGTAAGCGCCTATAATGATCATAAACAAAATCACCATTTATATGTTTGCATGCATATAGGAATGCGGGAAGCAAGCAAATAAATAGGTTAAAAAGGTACtgacttgaattatattctccTCGGAAAAGTCTTTTCCACCCAATCTATTGTCGATGATTGCTGGAAATAAAGTTGATAAGTTGCGCTCAAAGATGCCAAGCATGAGTATTTAAGTGTATAACAAGAAGTGAATATTGAAACGAAAAAATGAGCAATGTTTACCTACAATCCATGGGGAACAAAGTTCAGTAACACTATTGGATTTCAACCAAGCATCATATAAAATTAGCTAATAGTATTAGTAACAAAGAATGAACCTTTGATTAATCTATTGGCCTTCGTCTGGTAATACTCGGAATCGAAGACGGAAGCAGTGTTACGCTGAGGCAGCTGTTGAGGCCACCATTTGGGCAACTCGTGACGAACATGGAGACGTGGATAATGGGTCTTATTGGCAAGATTTGGAGGCGTGGCGGATAAGGATAAGGGATTGTCTAAAGCACTGGAATTAGTACGGGGGTGATGGTGGTCTCTGGTTGTCCCAACAATGACCTCTTTGCCACCGAGACTCCGATCCCTCCGGACAATAACCTTCTGTTTAGGCGAAAACCGAGCCTTAAAGGCCAAACCGAGCCTGAAACAAACCCTGAAAGCAAAAGCAACGAGGAAGCCGCAAACGAGGAAACCAGCAAGGAACTGAAGGGTGGACTTGCGGCAGGAGAACCGAAAGGTGCGAGTCTGGGTATCGATATGAACCGAATGTAGGAGGTCTTGGAAAGCATCAGAGGAGAAAGAGACGAAGCGGTCGAAGGAAGAGAGGGGTGAGATTGGGTCAAAGTGGAGGAGCAATTTGAGATTGGGGTTATCGGCGGAGGACTCGAAATCGATGGTCCGTTTAAGGCTAAGGCTATGGCTGTTGTGGCTGTGGTTCCAAGGGGAGCGGGAAGAGCGGGAACGGCGAGGGCGGCGCGGAGTGGAGAAGGAGAGCTGTGGGGAACGATATGGTTTAGGTCGGGTGCACCCAAATGCAAACGGAGAAGGAGATGGACATGGATATTGAAAGCGCAAGAGGAAGAGCATGTTGTGGCTCTTCATCTAATCTAAGAAAACAACTAAAcagtttaatttcatttcatttatgaGTGTGGGTTAATTAGGAAGAAGAAAGCTGCCcttttaaataaaacacaaattcaaTTTCTGTCTCACTTGTCTTCCTACTTCCCCCACTTCTGTCTGCCTTTGAATTGGACTTCCCAGATTTTTAAGGCttcaatttttcacttt
The sequence above is a segment of the Gossypium raimondii isolate GPD5lz chromosome 4, ASM2569854v1, whole genome shotgun sequence genome. Coding sequences within it:
- the LOC105780484 gene encoding uncharacterized protein LOC105780484; the protein is MKSHNMLFLLRFQYPCPSPSPFAFGCTRPKPYRSPQLSFSTPRRPRRSRSSRSPWNHSHNSHSLSLKRTIDFESSADNPNLKLLLHFDPISPLSSFDRFVSFSSDAFQDLLHSVHIDTQTRTFRFSCRKSTLQFLAGFLVCGFLVAFAFRVCFRLGLAFKARFSPKQKVIVRRDRSLGGKEVIVGTTRDHHHPRTNSSALDNPLSLSATPPNLANKTHYPRLHVRHELPKWWPQQLPQRNTASVFDSEYYQTKANRLIKAIIDNRLGGKDFSEENIIQLRQICRASGVCVSIDTTNTRDSLYRAAVELVLNVCCRAPINSTNVQIDGEDAREFLAGLAENIGLDNIRASRMVSAGVAARTRFCFLQAWAFEMQSKHTEAVSELSKICLIHGIFPPGKSSPEMEMVARGLEKILKVEQRELLMATVVGYCNCSEEIRTSAAEALGLVC